A genomic window from Oceanobacillus timonensis includes:
- a CDS encoding MFS transporter — MQLHQKYRRYHRQKDEYRDLWMLLLIGALYAAGIFLSNTFVNVYLWKQSEDFFVIANYHLASYVFQALSFIYAGKLSKKIDRMIILRIGILFLCLFFLFVLWIGELAAYYNFILGCLLGIGYGFFWLAYYVLTFEITEPDTRDWFNGISGTLTSFAGMIGPLLAGWMISKMTDDVGYTAIFIISLSLFIAAIIASFFIIRKGSRGSFALAAVIEERKKNKNWKRILHAHFFQGLREGIYGFYITIWIFLVTNSELVLGVFNLFLSGLSIIFYFVALKWIKPALRKKAILFGGILLFASIFIIIFEMSLFWLIVYAVIIGLAFPILTVPYQSLTYDVIGKARMVSERRVEYIVVREIYLNLGRIASVAAFIFGMFLFPDDMIIPALLIIFGAGHAFIYFCVRNIFIGPVKNQKIALKEDFTDEKSR, encoded by the coding sequence ATGCAATTACATCAGAAATATAGAAGATACCATCGGCAAAAAGATGAATATAGAGATTTATGGATGCTTCTGCTTATCGGAGCTTTGTATGCAGCAGGCATCTTTTTATCCAATACATTTGTTAATGTGTACCTATGGAAGCAATCAGAGGACTTTTTTGTGATTGCGAATTATCACTTGGCAAGTTACGTATTCCAAGCGCTTTCCTTTATTTATGCTGGAAAATTATCTAAAAAAATCGATCGTATGATCATACTGCGGATTGGCATTCTCTTTTTATGCCTCTTTTTCTTATTTGTTCTGTGGATTGGTGAATTGGCAGCATATTATAATTTTATCCTCGGCTGTTTATTGGGAATCGGTTACGGCTTTTTCTGGTTAGCATATTATGTGCTTACTTTTGAAATAACAGAACCGGATACCAGAGATTGGTTCAATGGCATTTCCGGCACCCTTACATCGTTTGCTGGAATGATTGGTCCTTTGCTTGCCGGATGGATGATTTCAAAAATGACGGATGATGTTGGTTATACGGCTATTTTTATCATCTCGCTTAGCTTATTTATTGCCGCTATTATCGCAAGCTTTTTTATTATACGAAAGGGCAGCAGAGGGAGCTTTGCTTTAGCTGCTGTTATTGAGGAAAGAAAGAAAAATAAAAATTGGAAACGTATTTTACATGCTCATTTTTTTCAAGGGCTCCGAGAAGGGATTTATGGATTTTACATTACGATTTGGATATTCCTTGTAACGAACAGTGAGCTGGTTCTAGGGGTTTTTAATTTATTTCTTTCCGGGTTGTCCATTATTTTTTATTTTGTCGCATTAAAATGGATTAAACCGGCATTGCGAAAAAAGGCTATTTTATTTGGCGGTATTCTGTTATTCGCTTCTATATTTATTATTATTTTTGAAATGAGTTTATTCTGGTTAATTGTCTATGCAGTCATTATTGGCCTTGCATTTCCTATTTTGACTGTACCATATCAATCCCTTACCTATGATGTTATCGGCAAAGCACGGATGGTGAGCGAGAGAAGAGTGGAATATATTGTTGTGCGTGAAATTTATTTGAATCTGGGTCGAATCGCTTCGGTTGCAGCGTTTATTTTTGGGATGTTCCTTTTCCCGGACGACATGATAATACCTGCATTACTCATTATATTCGGTGCAGGACATGCCTTTATTTATTTTTGTGTCCGCAATATTTTTATCGGACCGGTAAAAAATCAAAAAATCGCATTAAAAGAAGATTTTACAGACGAAAAAAGTCGTTAA
- a CDS encoding Na/Pi cotransporter family protein yields the protein MDIDVQQLIIEFLGGIGIFLIGIKFMGDGLQKSAGDRLRDILDRFTSNPFLGVLAGILVTVLIQSSSGTTVLTVGLVNAGFMTLRQAIGVIMGANIGTTVTAFIIGIDIGQYSLLILAIGAFTIFFFKKQKIVAVGQALFGFGSLFFGLELMSSGMTPLRSLQAFQDLTVSMSETPVLGVVIGTVFTVIVQSSTATIGILQGLFAQGAIELDAAIPVLFGDNIGTTITSVIASIGVSVAAKRAAYTHVIFNLIGAFIFILLLLPFTSFIGYLQSILGLNEEMTIAFAHGSYNIANTIIQFPFIGALAWIVTKLVPGDDVIIEYKPKHLDSIFLQQSSSLALGQAKLEVVRMGKYAYQGLEETHNYVTTQNPKNSELAIQIEGALNNLDRKITDYLVDIASTNLTEIESAEHTALMSTIRDIERIGDHFENVLELVDYKMSNKVSLTDQAIEDLNKMFDLTYMTVKQAVESLEMSDREAALEVIQKEDQIDKMERKFRKSHIIRMNEGICNGTAGIVFVDILSNLERIGDHAVNIAQNVLGEH from the coding sequence GTGGATATCGATGTTCAACAGTTAATTATTGAATTTCTCGGAGGAATCGGTATATTCCTGATAGGGATTAAATTCATGGGAGACGGTTTGCAGAAATCGGCCGGTGATCGCTTGCGGGATATTTTAGACCGGTTTACAAGCAATCCTTTTTTAGGAGTTCTTGCTGGAATTCTTGTTACGGTGCTAATTCAAAGCAGCTCCGGAACGACAGTGTTAACTGTCGGACTTGTAAATGCCGGTTTTATGACATTAAGACAAGCGATTGGTGTCATTATGGGAGCAAATATCGGAACCACTGTAACGGCTTTTATTATCGGGATAGATATTGGCCAATATTCGTTACTTATATTAGCAATCGGGGCATTTACCATCTTTTTCTTTAAAAAGCAAAAGATTGTCGCCGTTGGACAAGCTCTGTTTGGATTTGGCTCTTTATTCTTTGGACTGGAATTAATGAGCAGTGGCATGACGCCGCTTCGTTCCTTACAAGCATTCCAGGATTTGACGGTTTCTATGAGTGAAACACCGGTTCTTGGTGTTGTCATCGGAACGGTCTTTACCGTAATCGTGCAAAGTTCTACAGCAACAATCGGTATCCTGCAAGGGTTATTTGCGCAGGGAGCTATTGAATTAGACGCAGCTATTCCCGTGTTGTTTGGTGATAATATCGGAACAACGATTACATCTGTTATCGCCAGTATCGGCGTATCTGTAGCTGCCAAACGCGCTGCTTACACACATGTCATCTTTAACTTAATCGGGGCATTTATTTTTATTTTATTACTTCTACCATTCACCAGCTTTATTGGTTATTTACAATCAATCCTAGGTTTGAACGAGGAGATGACCATTGCGTTTGCGCACGGAAGTTATAATATAGCGAATACGATTATTCAATTTCCGTTCATTGGTGCTTTGGCATGGATTGTGACAAAGCTTGTGCCAGGTGATGATGTTATTATCGAATATAAGCCGAAGCATTTGGATTCTATTTTTCTGCAACAGTCTTCTTCGTTGGCACTGGGGCAGGCAAAATTAGAAGTAGTCCGTATGGGAAAATATGCGTATCAGGGGCTGGAAGAAACACATAATTATGTCACCACACAAAATCCGAAAAATTCAGAGCTGGCCATACAAATTGAAGGGGCACTGAACAATCTGGATCGTAAAATCACGGACTATTTAGTGGATATTGCTTCTACAAACCTGACGGAGATTGAAAGTGCAGAGCATACGGCCTTAATGAGCACCATACGTGATATTGAACGGATTGGTGATCATTTTGAGAATGTCTTAGAATTAGTCGATTATAAAATGTCCAATAAAGTATCTTTAACCGATCAAGCAATTGAAGATTTGAATAAAATGTTTGATTTAACGTACATGACTGTAAAACAGGCTGTGGAATCGTTAGAGATGAGTGACAGAGAAGCTGCTTTGGAAGTGATTCAAAAGGAAGACCAAATTGACAAAATGGAACGCAAATTCCGTAAAAGTCATATCATTCGTATGAATGAAGGCATTTGTAATGGAACAGCAGGTATTGTATTCGTTGATATATTAAGTAACTTAGAACGGATCGGGGATCATGCTGTAAACATTGCCCAGAATGTTTTGGGAGAACATTAA
- the sodA gene encoding superoxide dismutase SodA: protein MAKFELPELPYAYDALEPTIDKETMNIHHTKHHNTYVTKLNDALEGHEDLQNKTVEELVRDLNEVPESIRTAVRNNGGGHANHSFFWKTLSPNGGGEPSGKLADEINSKFGSFDKFKDEFATAAAGRFGSGWAWLVLNNGELEITSTPNQDSPLTEGKTPLLGLDVWEHAYYLKYQNRRPEYISAFWNVVNWDQVANNYDAAK from the coding sequence ATGGCAAAATTTGAATTACCAGAACTACCTTATGCATATGATGCATTGGAACCAACTATCGATAAGGAAACAATGAACATTCACCATACGAAGCATCACAACACCTACGTTACAAAATTAAATGATGCACTAGAAGGACATGAAGATCTGCAGAATAAAACAGTGGAAGAGCTAGTAAGAGACTTGAATGAAGTTCCTGAAAGCATCCGCACAGCAGTACGTAATAATGGCGGCGGACATGCTAACCACAGCTTTTTCTGGAAGACACTATCACCTAATGGCGGTGGAGAACCATCCGGTAAATTAGCTGATGAAATTAACAGCAAATTCGGTTCTTTCGATAAATTTAAAGATGAGTTTGCTACAGCTGCAGCAGGACGTTTCGGTTCAGGCTGGGCATGGCTCGTATTAAACAATGGAGAGCTTGAAATTACAAGCACACCAAACCAGGATTCTCCATTAACAGAAGGCAAAACACCATTACTAGGATTAGATGTATGGGAGCATGCATACTATCTTAAATATCAAAATAGACGCCCGGAATATATTTCAGCATTCTGGAATGTAGTAAACTGGGATCAAGTAGCAAACAATTACGACGCTGCTAAATAA